The following proteins come from a genomic window of Henningerozyma blattae CBS 6284 chromosome 4, complete genome:
- the GCN3 gene encoding translation initiation factor eIF2B subunit alpha (similar to Saccharomyces cerevisiae GCN3 (YKR026C); ancestral locus Anc_1.263) — protein sequence MTDFNITETYLKFLKDDSEMTMPIAAIEALVTLLRLKNPSTAAEMINTIKSAADELTKSIPNSISLRAGCDVFMRFVLKNTHLYGDWENCKKHLIENGQLFISRAKQSRKKIAKMGVDFISDDDIILIHGFSRAVFSLLTEASKNFVRFRCIVTESRPTNQGTQMYKALISNGIPATLIVDSAVGSILHRVNKVFVGAEGVAESGGVINLVGTYSIGVLAKNAGKPFYVISESHKFVRMFPLSPDDLPGVKDSLDFSLTNNNRHANVSALNEGMDDNEQNDILCGPIVDYTTQEYITALITDLGILTPSAVSEELIKMWYD from the coding sequence ATGACAGATTTCAATATCACCGAAACTTATTTGaagtttttaaaagatgattCAGAAATGACAATGCCCATAGCGGCAATCGAAGCACTAGTAACCCTTTTGAGGTTGAAAAATCCTTCGACAGCAGCAGAAATGATCAACACCATCAAATCCGCTGCCGATGAGCTGACAAAATCCATTCCAAATTCCATTTCATTAAGAGCTGGTTGTGATGTGTTTATGAGATTcgtattaaaaaataccCATTTATATGGTGACTGGGAGAACTGTAAGAAacatttaattgaaaatggtCAATTGTTTATATCGAGAGCAAAGCAATCTCGTAAAAAAATTGCCAAAATGGGTGTAGATTTTATTTCAGACGATGATATTATTCTTATCCATGGGTTCTCAAGAGCCGTTTTCTCTTTATTAACAGAAGCCTCAAAAAATTTCGTTAGATTTAGATGTATTGTCACTGAATCTAGACCAACAAACCAAGGTACTCAAATGTATAAGGCATTGATTTCAAACGGAATTCCTGCTACGTTAATTGTCGATAGTGCAGTTGGTAGTATACTTCACAGAGTCAATAAAGTATTTGTCGGTGCCGAAGGTGTTGCAGAATCTGGCGGGGTTATTAATTTGGTTGGTACATATTCAATTGGTGTTTTGGCCAAAAATGCTGGGAAACCATTTTACGTCATCAGTGAAAGTCATAAATTCGTTAGAATGTTTCCATTATCCCCAGACGATTTACCAGGTGTAAAAGATTCTTtagatttttctttaacaaACAATAATCGCCATGCTAATGTTAGTGCTCTAAATGAAGGTATGGATGATAATGAACAAAATGACATCTTATGTGGCCCAATTGTAGACTACACCACTCAAGAATATATTACTGCATTAATTACAGATCTAGGTATTTTAACACCAAGTGCTGTTTCTGAAGAATTGATTAAAATGTGGTACGATTAg